Proteins encoded together in one Cellulomonas gilvus ATCC 13127 window:
- a CDS encoding TetR/AcrR family transcriptional regulator, which translates to MVEVPDDETPRPRSQRMARDERRAQVLRIAQDLFASEGFHHVSMDDIAERALVSKPVLYRHFPSKLDLYLAVVDQRGADLLAAVDQAVAPIEQGPVHPGDGRAVIAAIVRAYLSFVELAGESSALLFESDVTHDEDVRARVESASSQAAHRIAAVLGPVTGLPVQDCHVIAVSLISLAQGAATHRYRHADTLDSEHVADLVTRLAWAGVQGLIRDDFAYGG; encoded by the coding sequence ATGGTGGAGGTCCCGGACGACGAGACGCCCCGTCCGCGCAGCCAGCGCATGGCGCGTGACGAGCGGCGCGCTCAGGTGCTGCGGATCGCGCAGGACCTGTTCGCGAGCGAGGGCTTCCACCACGTCTCGATGGACGACATCGCCGAGCGCGCGCTGGTCTCCAAGCCCGTCCTGTACCGCCACTTCCCCTCCAAGCTGGACCTGTACCTGGCGGTCGTGGACCAGCGCGGGGCGGACCTGCTCGCCGCGGTCGACCAGGCCGTGGCGCCCATCGAGCAGGGACCCGTGCACCCCGGCGACGGGCGTGCGGTGATCGCCGCGATCGTGCGGGCCTACCTGTCGTTCGTCGAGCTCGCGGGCGAGTCGTCCGCGCTGCTGTTCGAGTCCGACGTGACGCACGACGAGGACGTGCGCGCGCGTGTGGAGAGCGCGTCGTCGCAGGCCGCGCACCGGATCGCGGCGGTCCTCGGCCCCGTCACGGGCCTGCCCGTGCAGGACTGCCACGTCATCGCCGTCTCGCTCATCTCGCTCGCGCAGGGCGCGGCCACGCACCGCTACCGGCATGCGGACACGCTCGACAGCGAGCACGTCGCGGACCTGGTCACGCGGCTCGCGTGGGCGGGTGTGCAGGGCCTGATCCGCGACGACTTCGCGTACGGCGGCTGA
- a CDS encoding DUF3152 domain-containing protein produces MSLDDVSRTSEPVRGRRRWTTRPRRAVGVLTALVAFAAGGGLGAAVTADRGGSAPAAAATGEARSLTDALRGSRGAARAGHVPDSLAPGTAAPTTGAGADGVPPTPTTAPPAGDAADPDLTEADLASGLLAAGVPESASGDLVVVPGSDPGPGVGDVLTVRVEVEEGLAVDPEAFAAFVMTTLNDPRGWGGDGSLSFARTDRPADLRVVLASPTLVDRMCAPLQTRGQVSCGRGGHATLNFRRWVEAVEDYGTDRDSYRRYLVNHEVGHLLGHPHATCPGSGRRAPVMQQQSYGVGACTPNPWPFPGRDG; encoded by the coding sequence GTGAGCCTCGACGACGTCAGCCGGACGAGCGAACCCGTGCGGGGTCGCCGGCGGTGGACGACGCGTCCGCGACGTGCCGTGGGCGTCCTGACGGCGCTCGTCGCGTTCGCCGCGGGTGGCGGCCTCGGCGCGGCGGTGACGGCCGACCGCGGTGGCTCCGCACCGGCCGCCGCGGCGACGGGTGAGGCGCGCTCCCTGACGGATGCGCTGCGGGGCTCGCGCGGTGCCGCGCGCGCGGGCCACGTGCCGGACTCGCTGGCGCCGGGCACCGCGGCACCGACGACGGGCGCGGGCGCCGACGGGGTCCCGCCGACACCGACGACCGCACCGCCCGCGGGTGACGCTGCCGACCCCGACCTGACCGAGGCCGACCTCGCGTCAGGGCTGCTCGCGGCCGGTGTGCCCGAGTCCGCGTCGGGCGACCTGGTCGTGGTGCCCGGGAGCGACCCCGGCCCCGGCGTAGGGGACGTGCTGACCGTGCGCGTCGAGGTCGAGGAGGGTCTCGCGGTCGACCCGGAGGCGTTCGCCGCGTTCGTCATGACGACGCTCAACGACCCGCGTGGCTGGGGTGGCGACGGCTCGCTGTCGTTCGCGCGGACCGACCGGCCCGCGGACCTGCGCGTGGTCCTGGCCTCGCCCACGCTGGTCGACCGGATGTGCGCGCCGCTGCAGACGCGCGGCCAGGTCTCGTGCGGGCGCGGCGGGCACGCGACGCTCAACTTCCGGCGCTGGGTCGAGGCGGTCGAGGACTACGGCACCGACCGGGACTCCTACCGCCGGTACCTGGTGAACCACGAGGTGGGGCACCTGCTCGGGCATCCGCACGCGACGTGCCCGGGGTCGGGCCGGCGCGCCCCGGTGATGCAGCAGCAGTCGTACGGCGTCGGGGCGTGCACGCCCAACCCCTGGCCGTTCCCGGGACGCGACGGCTGA
- a CDS encoding ATP-dependent helicase gives MTTTPALRRPALADAPLDGPGALVALDPVQQEAVAWARAVGATARSGAPTASPALLVLGAPGSGRTTVALEAAAAAVQAGLDPTGLLVLAASRRGAADLRDRLAARLPLTSGRPLVQTPAAAAFAVLRTRAVALGEPVPTLVSGPEQDLLLAELLAGHAAGDGARVDWPERVRAEALGVRAFRDELRDLLMRAAERGLTPADLADLGDRHGRPEWSAAARVYAEYLDVLDLRAGTPDAGLRLDPAVVVSEAVRVLEQWEAELPGTPAPRWRLVVVDDHQESTSATARLLSVLAARGARTLLTADPDAAVQTFRGAEPALVARASDPPGPDGALGATRLVLPAVWRHGAHVRAAVARVTERIGTVGAAAHRRAPSAATGGRGQTGADRVRVAVLPSGAQEAAFVARELRRAYLEDHVPWHRMAVVARAGSHVTALRRALGSAQVPVTVLGSDVPLRDEPAVRPLLDAMAVAVGAAELDAAVAARLACSPLGGLDPVGLRRVRRALRAEELAGGGGRTSDALLVEALDEPGRAATLAPAVASAVDRLARVVAAGRTAAARPGADAQGVLWALWDAAGLAEPWRRAALVGGAAGERADRDLDAVLALFRAAETFVDRMPRTAPAVFVEWLRSQDLPADSLAAQARRDAVAVLTPAGAAGGEWDVVAVAGVQEGVWPDLRLRDSLLGAQTLVEVVSGRRSATAGDDAAQARAAVLSDELRSFAVALSRARRLVVVTAVADADHQPSPFVDLVEPPVGERDQRLTHVEPALDLRGLVAQLRAELEGAAARGAAPDAGALRALGELAALGIPGADPATWHGLVDVSTDAPLYGPGELVPVSPSKLETAHRCALRWALEAAGGTSGSSGGQSLGTLVHAIAQEHPHGTHAELAAALDARWAELGLGTGWPARATRARADEMVRRLADYLAGAGEALLVEGEFRLRTDRALVRGAVDRIERDLEHPDQVRVVDLKTGASPPSKEQALTNPQLGAYQLAVDGGAFADLPPGTTSAGAQLVYLGTGASAAVRDQPRLGGAEGERTWAAELVDDVADRMAASAFTATANDQCDRCPVRRSCPVRAEGGQVVA, from the coding sequence GTGACCACGACACCCGCGCTGCGCCGCCCTGCGCTCGCGGACGCACCCCTGGACGGACCCGGCGCGCTCGTCGCGCTCGACCCCGTGCAGCAGGAGGCGGTCGCCTGGGCACGCGCGGTGGGGGCGACGGCGCGCAGCGGCGCGCCGACCGCGAGCCCCGCGCTGCTGGTGCTCGGTGCACCGGGATCGGGTCGCACCACGGTCGCGCTCGAGGCGGCGGCCGCGGCCGTGCAGGCGGGCCTGGACCCCACGGGCCTCCTGGTCCTGGCGGCGTCCCGGCGCGGTGCGGCGGACCTGCGGGACAGGCTCGCCGCGCGGCTCCCGCTGACGTCCGGCCGCCCGCTGGTCCAGACGCCCGCGGCCGCGGCGTTCGCGGTGCTGCGGACGCGAGCCGTCGCGCTCGGTGAACCGGTCCCCACGCTCGTCTCCGGGCCCGAGCAGGACCTGCTGCTGGCCGAGCTGCTGGCGGGTCACGCGGCGGGCGACGGCGCGCGCGTGGACTGGCCCGAGCGCGTGCGCGCCGAGGCGCTGGGCGTGCGCGCGTTCCGCGACGAGCTGCGCGACCTGCTGATGCGCGCGGCCGAGCGCGGCCTGACGCCGGCCGACCTGGCGGACCTCGGGGACCGGCACGGTCGGCCCGAGTGGTCGGCCGCGGCGCGCGTGTACGCGGAGTACCTCGACGTGCTCGATCTGCGCGCCGGGACGCCCGACGCCGGGCTGCGGCTCGACCCGGCCGTGGTCGTCTCGGAGGCGGTGCGCGTCCTCGAGCAGTGGGAGGCCGAGCTGCCCGGGACGCCCGCACCCCGGTGGCGGCTCGTCGTGGTCGACGACCACCAGGAGAGCACGTCCGCGACCGCCCGCCTGCTGTCGGTGCTGGCCGCACGCGGTGCGCGCACGCTGCTCACCGCGGATCCGGACGCTGCCGTCCAGACGTTCCGCGGCGCGGAGCCCGCGCTCGTCGCCCGCGCGTCCGACCCACCCGGACCGGACGGCGCGCTCGGGGCCACGCGGCTGGTGCTGCCGGCGGTGTGGCGGCACGGTGCGCACGTCCGGGCGGCGGTCGCGCGGGTGACCGAGCGGATCGGCACGGTGGGCGCGGCCGCGCACCGGCGCGCGCCCTCGGCCGCCACCGGCGGGCGCGGACAGACCGGTGCGGACCGGGTCCGCGTCGCGGTGCTGCCGAGCGGCGCTCAGGAGGCGGCGTTCGTGGCGCGTGAGCTGCGCCGCGCATACCTCGAGGACCACGTGCCGTGGCACCGCATGGCCGTGGTGGCGCGCGCCGGGTCGCACGTGACCGCGCTGCGCCGCGCGCTCGGCTCGGCGCAGGTCCCGGTGACCGTGCTGGGCAGCGACGTGCCGCTGCGCGACGAGCCGGCCGTGCGCCCGCTGCTCGACGCGATGGCGGTCGCGGTGGGCGCCGCCGAGCTGGACGCGGCGGTCGCGGCCCGCCTGGCGTGCTCGCCGCTCGGCGGCCTGGACCCCGTGGGCCTGCGACGGGTGCGCCGCGCGCTGCGGGCCGAGGAGCTCGCGGGGGGCGGTGGGCGCACCAGCGACGCACTGCTGGTGGAGGCGCTCGACGAGCCGGGCCGCGCCGCGACGCTCGCGCCCGCGGTCGCCTCCGCCGTGGACCGTCTCGCGCGCGTGGTCGCGGCCGGGCGCACCGCCGCGGCCCGTCCGGGGGCGGATGCGCAGGGTGTGCTGTGGGCCCTGTGGGACGCGGCCGGTCTCGCGGAGCCGTGGCGACGCGCGGCGCTCGTCGGCGGGGCCGCGGGCGAGCGGGCCGACCGGGACCTGGACGCGGTGCTCGCGCTGTTCCGGGCGGCGGAGACGTTCGTCGACCGCATGCCCCGGACCGCCCCGGCGGTGTTCGTCGAGTGGCTGCGCTCGCAGGACCTGCCGGCGGACTCGTTGGCCGCGCAGGCCCGCCGGGACGCGGTCGCGGTGCTCACCCCCGCCGGCGCGGCGGGCGGCGAGTGGGACGTGGTCGCGGTTGCGGGCGTGCAGGAGGGCGTGTGGCCGGACCTGCGTCTGCGTGACTCGCTGCTCGGCGCCCAGACGCTCGTCGAGGTCGTCTCGGGTCGGCGGTCCGCCACGGCGGGTGACGACGCGGCGCAGGCCCGCGCCGCGGTGCTGTCCGACGAGCTGCGCTCGTTCGCGGTCGCGCTGTCCCGCGCACGCCGGCTCGTGGTGGTGACGGCGGTCGCGGACGCCGACCACCAGCCGTCGCCGTTCGTCGACCTGGTCGAACCGCCGGTGGGTGAGCGAGACCAGCGGCTCACGCACGTGGAGCCCGCGCTGGACCTGCGCGGGCTGGTCGCCCAGCTCCGCGCGGAGCTCGAGGGTGCCGCCGCGCGGGGAGCCGCGCCCGACGCGGGGGCCCTGCGCGCGCTCGGTGAGCTCGCGGCGCTCGGGATCCCGGGGGCCGATCCCGCGACGTGGCACGGCCTCGTCGACGTCAGCACGGACGCGCCGCTGTACGGGCCGGGCGAGCTGGTGCCGGTCTCGCCGTCGAAGCTCGAGACCGCCCACCGGTGCGCGTTGCGCTGGGCGCTCGAGGCGGCGGGCGGGACGTCGGGGTCGAGCGGGGGGCAGTCGCTCGGCACGCTCGTGCACGCGATCGCGCAGGAGCACCCGCACGGGACGCATGCCGAGCTGGCCGCCGCGCTCGACGCGCGCTGGGCCGAGCTGGGACTGGGCACGGGCTGGCCGGCGCGAGCGACGCGGGCCCGTGCGGACGAGATGGTCCGCCGGCTCGCGGACTACCTCGCGGGAGCGGGGGAGGCGTTGCTGGTCGAGGGCGAGTTCCGGCTCCGCACGGACCGCGCCCTGGTCCGCGGCGCCGTGGACCGGATCGAGCGCGACCTCGAGCACCCCGACCAGGTGCGCGTCGTCGACCTCAAGACGGGTGCGAGCCCGCCCAGCAAGGAGCAGGCGCTGACGAACCCGCAGCTCGGCGCGTACCAGCTCGCGGTCGACGGCGGGGCGTTCGCGGACCTGCCCCCCGGAACCACGAGCGCGGGTGCGCAGCTGGTCTACCTGGGTACGGGTGCGTCCGCGGCGGTCCGCGACCAGCCGCGCCTGGGCGGCGCCGAGGGCGAGCGGACGTGGGCGGCCGAGCTCGTGGACGACGTCGCGGACCGGATGGCGGCCTCGGCGTTCACCGCCACGGCCAACGACCAGTGCGACCGCTGCCCGGTCCGGCGCTCGTGCCCGGTGCGGGCCGAGGGCGGGCAGGTGGTCGCATGA
- a CDS encoding ATP-dependent DNA helicase, which yields MSTDLFAAEAQATAPAGEPIGALQIAALVGNPAPTPEQLRIIEAPLGPALVVAGAGSGKTETMAGRVVWLIANGVVAPQEVLGLTFTRKAAGELAERVRLRLRRLVRAAAEAGVVLPGRAHLEDDVLGGRPTVSTYNAYAASLVRDHALRLGIDPTARLLGEAAQWQLASEVVEQWQEDLGTQAAVSTVVEAVLALSGALDEHLLEPDQAAEGIRRILADVAATPPGTPPRGPYAEVKKAMRGLEERARLLDVVAAYRARKRASDAIDFGDQVALAARLAREVPDVAAAERARFAVVLLDEYQDTSYAQLTLLSALFGDGHPVIAVGDPHQSIYGWRGASAGGLERFPTTFRRAAADGGGPADVLALSTSWRNDHAVLDAANHVAGPLRAGARRVDVPQLVASPAAGPGTVQAAMALTVQDEAELVAEHVAAHWRPQGPSGPRVTAAVLCRKRSQFGPVRAALRARGLPVEVVGLGGLLSTPEVVDVVAALQAAYDPLRGDALMRLLTGARTRLGAADLHALAAWASELAGRRSGRTTPEGVQIDAIDERSLVDALDDPPRPGWRSHDGRALGDVGRARLQELAGLLRTLRAHSYLAVPDLVVEAERLLGLDIELAARPGVGVGRARAHLDAFRDVAVEFARGVDAPTLGGFLSWLEAADARENGLELPVTEPDPDAVQVITIHAAKGLEWDVVAVAGLVDGVLPATPTQGKDGPKDNAWLVGLGSFPYPLRGDRDDLPEFAYAGAEGAKDLEERRKAFVRAAGEHQVAEERRLAYVALTRARHRLLLTGAWWGDGKTVRKVSTFLTELAEAGLVSVDDWVAEPPPGEENPAAGVAVTATWPRDPFATEAGAGRRPAVEAAAAWVREAARSARGGRADAGGQARSPWERLAHRLLDEQRLAREGAASVDLPAHLSASAVVRLGADPGEFARGLRRPVPHEPSGAARLGTRFHAWVEGYYGAASLVDLDALPGADDDGFTQGPLDADEARLREAFLASPWADRRPLVVEADVETPVAGYVLRSRIDAVFPALPGELGVPVDADGGHGVVVVDWKTGAPPHDEHAEAARELQLAVYRLAWSRWTGLPLERVGAVFHHVGANRTLRPARLLGADEIEALLRRVTDDA from the coding sequence ATGAGCACGGATCTCTTCGCCGCGGAGGCGCAGGCCACGGCGCCGGCCGGCGAGCCCATCGGCGCGCTGCAGATCGCAGCGCTCGTGGGCAACCCCGCGCCCACACCCGAGCAGCTGCGCATCATCGAGGCGCCGCTCGGCCCGGCGCTCGTCGTCGCGGGTGCCGGATCGGGCAAGACCGAGACGATGGCGGGGCGGGTGGTCTGGCTCATCGCCAACGGCGTCGTGGCGCCGCAGGAGGTGCTGGGCCTCACGTTCACCCGCAAGGCCGCGGGTGAGCTGGCCGAGCGCGTCCGGCTGCGGCTGCGACGCCTGGTGCGTGCCGCGGCCGAGGCGGGCGTGGTGCTGCCGGGCCGGGCGCACCTGGAGGATGACGTGCTCGGCGGGCGCCCCACGGTCTCGACGTACAACGCGTACGCGGCGTCGCTGGTGCGCGACCATGCGCTGCGGCTGGGCATCGACCCCACCGCGCGGCTGCTGGGTGAGGCCGCGCAGTGGCAGCTCGCGAGCGAGGTCGTCGAGCAGTGGCAGGAGGACCTGGGCACGCAGGCGGCGGTCTCGACCGTGGTGGAGGCGGTCCTGGCGCTGTCGGGTGCGCTCGACGAGCACCTGCTCGAGCCCGACCAGGCGGCCGAGGGCATCCGGCGGATCCTGGCGGACGTGGCGGCCACGCCGCCCGGCACGCCGCCGCGCGGGCCGTACGCCGAGGTCAAGAAGGCGATGCGCGGCCTCGAGGAGCGCGCACGGCTGCTCGACGTGGTCGCCGCCTACCGGGCGCGCAAGCGCGCGAGCGACGCGATCGACTTCGGCGACCAGGTCGCGCTCGCGGCGCGGCTGGCGCGTGAGGTGCCCGACGTCGCCGCTGCCGAGCGCGCACGCTTCGCGGTGGTGCTGCTCGACGAGTACCAGGACACGTCGTACGCGCAGCTCACGCTGCTCTCGGCGCTGTTCGGCGACGGCCACCCCGTCATCGCGGTCGGGGACCCGCACCAGTCGATCTACGGCTGGCGGGGGGCCAGCGCGGGCGGGCTCGAACGGTTCCCGACGACGTTCCGGCGGGCCGCGGCGGACGGCGGCGGTCCGGCGGACGTGCTCGCGCTCAGCACGTCGTGGCGCAACGACCACGCGGTGCTCGACGCCGCGAACCACGTGGCGGGTCCGCTGCGCGCGGGTGCGCGGCGCGTCGACGTGCCGCAGCTGGTCGCGAGCCCCGCGGCCGGACCCGGCACGGTGCAGGCGGCGATGGCGCTCACGGTGCAGGACGAGGCGGAGCTCGTCGCCGAGCACGTCGCGGCGCACTGGCGCCCGCAGGGGCCGTCCGGCCCGCGCGTGACGGCCGCCGTGCTGTGCCGCAAGCGCTCGCAGTTCGGCCCGGTGCGCGCCGCGCTGCGCGCGCGTGGGCTGCCCGTCGAGGTCGTCGGCCTCGGCGGCCTGCTGTCGACGCCCGAGGTGGTGGACGTCGTCGCCGCGCTGCAGGCGGCGTACGACCCGTTGCGTGGGGACGCGCTGATGCGGCTCCTCACGGGCGCGCGCACGCGGCTGGGCGCGGCGGACCTGCACGCGCTCGCCGCGTGGGCCTCGGAGCTCGCGGGCCGGCGCAGCGGGCGGACCACGCCCGAGGGGGTCCAGATCGACGCGATCGACGAGCGCAGCCTGGTGGACGCGCTCGACGACCCGCCGCGCCCGGGCTGGCGCAGCCACGACGGCCGCGCGCTCGGCGACGTGGGCCGCGCACGGCTCCAGGAGCTCGCGGGCCTGCTGCGCACGCTGCGTGCGCACTCCTACCTGGCGGTGCCGGACCTCGTGGTGGAGGCCGAGCGCCTGCTGGGCCTCGACATCGAGCTCGCGGCCCGGCCCGGCGTCGGGGTCGGCCGCGCCCGCGCGCACCTCGACGCGTTCCGTGACGTCGCGGTGGAGTTCGCGCGCGGGGTGGACGCGCCGACGCTCGGCGGCTTCCTGTCCTGGCTCGAGGCGGCCGACGCGCGCGAGAACGGCCTCGAGCTGCCGGTCACCGAGCCGGACCCGGACGCCGTGCAGGTCATCACGATCCACGCCGCCAAGGGCCTGGAGTGGGACGTGGTGGCGGTCGCGGGACTCGTCGACGGCGTGCTGCCCGCGACCCCGACGCAGGGCAAGGACGGCCCCAAGGACAACGCGTGGCTGGTCGGGCTCGGCTCCTTCCCGTACCCGCTGCGCGGCGACCGCGACGACCTGCCGGAGTTCGCGTACGCGGGTGCCGAGGGTGCCAAGGACCTCGAGGAGCGGCGCAAGGCGTTCGTGCGCGCGGCCGGCGAGCACCAGGTGGCCGAGGAGCGCCGGCTCGCCTACGTCGCGCTGACCCGCGCGCGGCACCGGCTCCTGCTGACCGGGGCGTGGTGGGGCGACGGCAAGACCGTGCGCAAGGTGTCCACGTTCCTCACCGAGCTCGCCGAGGCCGGTCTCGTCTCGGTCGACGACTGGGTCGCCGAGCCGCCCCCGGGCGAGGAGAACCCCGCGGCGGGCGTCGCGGTCACGGCCACGTGGCCGCGCGACCCGTTCGCGACCGAGGCCGGCGCCGGCCGGCGGCCCGCGGTCGAGGCGGCGGCGGCGTGGGTCCGCGAGGCGGCCCGTTCGGCGCGCGGCGGCCGCGCGGACGCGGGCGGGCAGGCCCGGTCGCCGTGGGAGCGGCTCGCGCACCGCCTGCTCGACGAGCAGCGCCTGGCGCGCGAGGGTGCGGCGAGCGTGGACCTGCCGGCCCACCTGTCCGCATCGGCCGTGGTGCGCCTGGGTGCGGACCCGGGCGAGTTCGCGCGGGGGCTGCGGCGTCCGGTCCCGCACGAGCCGTCGGGTGCCGCGCGGCTGGGCACGCGGTTCCACGCGTGGGTCGAGGGCTACTACGGCGCGGCGTCGCTCGTGGACCTGGACGCGCTGCCGGGCGCCGACGACGACGGCTTCACCCAGGGTCCGCTGGACGCCGACGAGGCACGGCTGCGCGAGGCGTTCCTGGCCTCGCCGTGGGCGGACCGCCGTCCGCTCGTCGTCGAGGCGGACGTGGAGACCCCGGTCGCGGGGTACGTGCTGCGCTCGCGGATCGACGCGGTGTTCCCGGCGCTGCCCGGCGAGCTCGGCGTCCCCGTCGACGCCGACGGGGGTCACGGCGTCGTCGTCGTGGACTGGAAGACGGGGGCGCCGCCGCACGACGAGCACGCGGAGGCCGCGCGTGAGCTGCAGCTCGCGGTCTACC